In Candidatus Kerfeldbacteria bacterium, a single genomic region encodes these proteins:
- the ppsA gene encoding phosphoenolpyruvate synthase codes for MSARSKALVLWFNELGIKDVPLVGGKNASLGEMYRKLTKQKVSIPNGYAITAAAYFYLLEEQGIRDDIKRVLKDLDTHNLRNLQAHGKKVRQLILNTTFPKDLKEIIVANYRKLEAQYGKNVDVAVRSSATAEDLPDASFAGQQETYLNIRGADALLEACKKCFASLFTDRAISYREDKHFDHFSIGLSIAVQKMVRSDKGASGVMFSIDTESGHKDMVLINAAYGLGENVVQGAVSPDEFYVHKPTLKKGFKPIVSKMLGTKKIKMIYSTGATPTKNIPVPTADRMRYCITDAEVLKLAKWASIIEDHYSKEAGHFKPMDMEWAKDGVTGKLFIVQARPETVVSQRDVNVLEAYTLKKKSKLLVSGSPVGAKIGSGRANVVKDVRSIHDFRKGDVLVTHMTDPDWEPIMKIASAIVTNEGGRTSHAAIVSRELGIPAIVGADGATKKIPHNSTITVSCAEGDVGNVYAGKLPFSVRRTDIKKLPRPKRTKVKMIFGTPELAFATSQIPNDGVGLAREEFIINSYIKIHPMALVNYAQLKDRAAKRQIDALTIGYTDKKKYYIDKLAYGIATIAAAFYPREVIVRLADFRSNEYAELIGGKQFEPEERNPMIGWRGASRYYDPKYRPAFDLECQALKRVREEMGMTNVKVMVPFCRTVDEGKKVIQAMAENGLKQHVNGLEVYVMCEIPSNVILADQFSKIFDGFSIGSNDLTQLTLGLDRDSGIIAHVGNEKNEAVKRLVTQVIKTAKQYKRDIGICGQAPSDFPDFAQFLVKQGINSISLNPDTILSTMVAIAKAEKRK; via the coding sequence ATGTCAGCACGATCAAAGGCACTCGTACTCTGGTTTAATGAATTAGGAATCAAGGACGTCCCCTTGGTCGGTGGGAAGAATGCATCCTTGGGCGAAATGTACCGCAAGCTGACGAAGCAAAAAGTTTCAATCCCCAATGGATACGCCATCACTGCCGCGGCGTATTTTTATTTACTCGAGGAGCAGGGCATCCGGGATGACATCAAACGGGTGCTGAAGGATTTGGACACTCACAATCTCCGCAATCTCCAGGCGCATGGCAAGAAAGTCCGCCAGCTGATTCTCAATACTACTTTTCCCAAAGATCTCAAAGAAATTATCGTTGCCAACTATCGCAAGCTCGAGGCGCAGTATGGGAAAAATGTAGACGTAGCCGTCCGCTCGTCAGCCACGGCAGAGGATTTGCCGGACGCGTCATTTGCCGGCCAGCAAGAAACGTATTTGAATATTCGGGGTGCTGACGCGCTGCTTGAGGCATGTAAAAAATGTTTTGCCTCGTTATTCACCGACCGCGCAATTTCCTATCGTGAAGACAAGCATTTTGATCATTTTTCCATCGGCCTCTCCATCGCCGTGCAGAAAATGGTGCGCTCGGATAAAGGCGCCTCAGGCGTTATGTTCTCTATTGATACCGAGTCGGGCCACAAAGACATGGTGCTGATTAACGCCGCCTATGGATTGGGTGAAAACGTGGTGCAAGGCGCGGTCAGTCCCGATGAGTTTTATGTGCACAAGCCAACCTTGAAAAAAGGCTTCAAACCGATTGTTTCGAAAATGCTGGGCACCAAGAAGATCAAGATGATTTACTCCACCGGCGCCACACCCACCAAAAATATTCCAGTGCCGACGGCTGATCGGATGCGGTATTGTATTACTGATGCGGAAGTTCTGAAATTGGCGAAGTGGGCATCTATTATTGAAGATCACTATTCGAAGGAAGCTGGGCATTTCAAACCCATGGACATGGAGTGGGCCAAGGACGGCGTTACCGGTAAATTATTTATCGTCCAGGCGCGCCCTGAGACGGTAGTGTCTCAGCGCGACGTGAATGTACTCGAGGCCTATACGCTGAAGAAGAAGAGCAAGCTTCTTGTCAGCGGATCGCCCGTTGGGGCCAAAATTGGTTCTGGTAGAGCTAACGTGGTCAAAGACGTACGCAGTATTCATGATTTCAGAAAAGGTGATGTGCTGGTAACTCATATGACGGATCCCGACTGGGAGCCGATTATGAAAATCGCTTCGGCTATCGTGACCAACGAGGGTGGTCGCACCTCCCATGCCGCCATTGTTTCCCGCGAATTGGGCATTCCGGCCATCGTGGGTGCTGACGGCGCGACCAAAAAGATTCCGCACAATTCCACGATTACCGTGAGCTGTGCCGAGGGAGATGTGGGGAATGTGTATGCCGGTAAATTGCCCTTCTCCGTCCGACGGACTGATATTAAGAAATTACCCCGGCCAAAACGCACCAAGGTAAAAATGATTTTTGGCACTCCTGAATTGGCATTCGCCACCTCGCAGATTCCGAATGACGGTGTGGGTTTGGCCCGCGAGGAATTCATTATCAATTCGTATATCAAGATTCATCCGATGGCTTTGGTCAATTATGCCCAGCTGAAAGATCGGGCCGCCAAACGCCAAATCGACGCCTTAACCATCGGCTATACGGATAAAAAGAAATATTACATTGATAAATTGGCCTATGGAATTGCCACCATTGCCGCGGCATTTTATCCGCGCGAGGTGATTGTCCGACTGGCCGACTTCCGTTCAAATGAATATGCTGAATTAATCGGTGGCAAGCAATTTGAGCCCGAGGAGCGCAATCCGATGATTGGCTGGCGCGGTGCTTCCCGCTACTACGATCCGAAATATCGTCCAGCGTTTGACCTGGAGTGCCAGGCATTGAAACGGGTGCGCGAAGAAATGGGCATGACGAATGTGAAGGTAATGGTGCCATTCTGCCGCACTGTTGATGAAGGTAAGAAAGTCATCCAAGCCATGGCGGAGAACGGATTGAAACAGCATGTGAACGGCCTCGAGGTGTACGTCATGTGCGAGATTCCGTCCAATGTTATCTTGGCTGACCAGTTCTCAAAGATTTTTGACGGGTTCTCGATTGGGTCCAATGACTTGACTCAATTAACCCTCGGTCTGGATCGTGACTCTGGCATCATCGCCCATGTGGGCAATGAAAAGAACGAGGCAGTCAAGCGGTTAGTTACCCAGGTTATTAAAACCGCAAAGCAGTACAAGCGGGATATCGGCATCTGCGGCCAAGCGCCGTCTGACTTCCCGGACTTTGCCCAGTTCCTGGTCAAGCAGGGGATCAATAGCATTTCCCTGAATCCTGACACGATTCTGAGCACCATGGTGGCAATTGCTAAAGCAGAAAAACGGAAGTAA
- a CDS encoding trypsin-like peptidase domain-containing protein, which produces MDQSSINPAIPKQDPQETINTSISGADQPRVYKAVRAVGVVKPTYLPGNKNFGNSLQVIGTAFWLKDYKVLVTCAHVIQGLLAGPLEQTGLLVVGNLGNYARAVIASVDLAHDLAVLKIVDKNEIFINSEAAQGLEMVNEYPSVGKAVGYAGFPMGSQLLNSIHSPTYAEGVVAVQLRENPSRKEIQITGAVAGGYSGAPVVLKDESVKLIGVLASGPSAPGTQGNIFMAISWQHVEALAKLANS; this is translated from the coding sequence ATGGATCAATCATCAATTAATCCAGCAATCCCAAAACAAGATCCTCAGGAGACGATTAATACTTCTATCTCAGGGGCAGATCAACCACGGGTTTATAAGGCTGTAAGGGCAGTGGGGGTGGTCAAGCCAACATATTTACCAGGAAATAAAAACTTCGGGAATAGCTTGCAAGTGATAGGCACTGCCTTCTGGCTAAAGGATTATAAAGTTTTGGTAACATGTGCGCATGTGATTCAGGGATTGCTTGCTGGCCCTTTAGAGCAAACAGGACTTCTGGTCGTTGGGAATCTAGGAAATTATGCTCGTGCGGTAATTGCTTCTGTAGATTTAGCACATGATCTAGCCGTTCTTAAAATTGTTGATAAAAATGAAATATTTATTAATTCTGAGGCTGCTCAAGGTTTGGAAATGGTTAACGAATATCCTAGTGTCGGGAAAGCTGTGGGGTATGCTGGCTTTCCAATGGGTTCGCAATTACTCAACTCAATTCATTCGCCGACATACGCGGAGGGAGTTGTTGCGGTTCAGCTCCGGGAAAACCCCAGTAGGAAAGAAATCCAAATTACAGGAGCTGTTGCTGGGGGATATAGTGGCGCTCCAGTTGTATTAAAAGATGAGAGTGTCAAATTAATCGGCGTTTTAGCCAGTGGCCCAAGCGCCCCGGGGACACAAGGAAATATTTTTATGGCTATTTCTTGGCAACATGTGGAAGCGTTGGCCAAACTTGCCAATTCATAA
- a CDS encoding AraC family ligand binding domain-containing protein — MKLTRRTAQVKKKHGIKLWVYPIKRKEAGVAYVEVAQGHLQEFYDTKSTFIYYIIEGRGGFYLNGKRVAVKATDLITIPPMTKIYYMGKMKMILTTIPAWHAKNEVHVRFIKQPKKHASR, encoded by the coding sequence ATGAAACTTACTCGCCGGACCGCACAGGTCAAAAAGAAGCATGGCATCAAGTTGTGGGTTTATCCCATTAAGCGCAAAGAAGCCGGTGTCGCATATGTAGAAGTCGCTCAGGGTCATCTCCAGGAATTTTATGATACAAAAAGCACTTTTATTTACTACATCATCGAAGGTAGGGGTGGCTTTTACTTGAACGGCAAAAGAGTCGCCGTAAAAGCAACCGATCTTATCACTATTCCGCCGATGACAAAAATTTATTACATGGGGAAAATGAAGATGATATTAACGACGATTCCGGCATGGCACGCTAAAAATGAAGTCCATGTACGATTTATAAAGCAGCCAAAGAAACATGCCTCAAGATAA
- a CDS encoding DNA primase, with amino-acid sequence MPQDNIEAIKSKLDVVEVLSEYIQMKPAGSNNFKALCPFHGEKTPSFMISKDKQIWHCFGCGEGGDIFGFVMRMEGMEFPEALRHLAQKAGVQLQYQDPTISNKKTLYHDICRNAAEFYHAILVDHPKAQFVRDYLAKRGVSQESIKTWQLGYAPEGWDTLNNYLVQKKSFKEEDIFQAGMTVKKDRGAGYNDRFHKRLMFPIWDNHGTVIGFGGRWLGTEKDMAKYVNTPQTLIYNKSQVLYGIDKAKAEIKKQKFAVVVEGYMDCLASHQAGVTNVVAASGTALTSEQVKLLKRFTTEVRFAFDQDLAGDTAAKRGITVAWQEDMATKIITVPEGKDPDELIQKDPALWNQAIADAQSIMEYYMTSTVKQYDASTVEGKKKIAKVVLPIIAMLADTIEQTHYLQKLAGILQVEEQTLRDKVRQIEAGDTNPKRAAGPVATAPVLDRSVRIAERLVGIGLERPELLPTLFEHLLSAYISHEKLHQLYKLLNVQYTKNQNFTYQGFIQLLRQEDSSLATYADLLTMQAVAALEDLNETEVEHEVTNGAQSLKRHYIQQQLKSLEQQMRAAESRNDRESLERLSLQFADLAAELHQAS; translated from the coding sequence ATGCCTCAAGATAACATCGAAGCAATCAAATCAAAACTGGATGTCGTTGAGGTCCTCAGCGAGTATATTCAGATGAAGCCAGCCGGGAGTAATAATTTCAAAGCGCTGTGTCCCTTTCATGGGGAGAAGACGCCGTCCTTTATGATTTCCAAAGACAAACAGATCTGGCACTGCTTTGGCTGCGGCGAGGGCGGCGATATCTTCGGCTTCGTCATGCGCATGGAAGGCATGGAATTCCCCGAGGCGCTGCGGCACCTGGCGCAGAAAGCGGGCGTGCAGCTGCAATATCAGGATCCGACGATTTCAAATAAGAAAACACTGTACCACGACATTTGTCGGAATGCCGCAGAATTCTATCACGCTATTCTCGTTGACCATCCCAAAGCGCAATTCGTCCGCGATTACCTCGCCAAGCGCGGGGTGAGCCAGGAAAGCATTAAGACCTGGCAGCTGGGCTACGCACCTGAGGGTTGGGATACGCTGAACAATTATTTAGTGCAAAAGAAATCATTTAAAGAAGAGGATATTTTCCAGGCGGGCATGACGGTAAAGAAAGATCGCGGCGCTGGATATAATGATCGCTTCCACAAACGGCTGATGTTTCCCATCTGGGACAACCATGGCACGGTGATTGGTTTTGGCGGACGGTGGCTGGGCACCGAGAAAGACATGGCTAAATATGTGAACACCCCCCAGACCCTGATCTACAACAAAAGCCAAGTGCTCTACGGCATCGATAAAGCAAAAGCGGAAATCAAGAAACAGAAATTTGCTGTGGTCGTCGAGGGGTACATGGATTGCCTCGCTTCACATCAAGCTGGCGTGACCAACGTGGTGGCTGCTTCGGGCACCGCGCTCACCAGCGAGCAGGTTAAATTATTGAAACGATTTACGACTGAAGTGCGCTTTGCTTTTGACCAGGATTTAGCGGGTGATACCGCCGCCAAACGCGGCATCACCGTGGCCTGGCAGGAGGACATGGCCACCAAGATTATTACGGTTCCCGAGGGCAAGGATCCCGATGAATTGATCCAGAAAGACCCCGCACTCTGGAACCAGGCGATTGCTGATGCACAGTCCATCATGGAGTACTATATGACGTCCACGGTGAAGCAGTATGACGCCTCAACGGTTGAGGGAAAGAAAAAAATAGCCAAAGTCGTACTACCGATTATCGCCATGTTGGCCGACACCATTGAACAGACGCATTACCTTCAGAAATTGGCAGGCATCCTCCAGGTGGAGGAGCAGACTCTGCGAGATAAGGTACGGCAGATCGAGGCAGGCGATACCAATCCGAAGCGCGCCGCCGGTCCGGTGGCAACGGCGCCCGTGCTGGATCGCAGTGTCCGGATCGCCGAGCGGTTGGTCGGCATCGGTCTGGAACGGCCGGAATTGTTGCCCACATTATTTGAACACTTGTTGTCTGCCTACATTTCGCATGAAAAGCTCCACCAGCTTTACAAATTATTGAATGTTCAGTATACTAAAAATCAAAATTTCACTTATCAAGGCTTTATCCAGTTGCTCCGCCAGGAGGACTCCTCCCTCGCGACGTATGCCGATCTTTTGACGATGCAGGCTGTCGCAGCACTCGAGGACCTCAATGAAACCGAAGTGGAGCACGAAGTCACGAATGGGGCCCAGTCGCTGAAGCGACACTATATTCAGCAACAGCTCAAATCGCTGGAACAGCAGATGCGAGCCGCTGAATCCCGCAACGATCGAGAATCACTCGAACGGTTGAGTCTCCAATTTGCAGATCTCGCCGCCGAGTTGCACCAGGCCTCTTAA
- the rpoD gene encoding RNA polymerase sigma factor RpoD, which translates to MSSKTKTKKVSPAKKKTAKTGHPRKKQSVRKTTAKKTATRPAQKVKATLEESVLNRLFDKAHARGFVTETELLYTFKELEDYLPVYELFLERLEDSGIQVVEDTGSILGTAGNEAGDDSDDDDDEEEGSKVDARRLDLSDISNDSIQMYLREIGKVPLLSGPEEMELAKRKEKGEVEAQRRLVEANLRLVVSIAKKFTGRSLSLLDLIQEGNIGLFRAVEKFDYRKGYKFSTYATWWIRQAITRALADQSRTIRIPVHMVETINRFQQVERQLIQDLGREPMPEEIAAEMGEEVDKIHHIMKISQDTVSLETSVGDSDDEDSVLGDFIEDVKTVTPDRVAAMQLLKDHVNDIIRELSPREQKILEMRFGLSDGVSHTLEEVGQEFGVTRERIRQIEAKALEKIEEHGGMKKLRDY; encoded by the coding sequence ATGTCCAGCAAAACGAAGACGAAGAAGGTTTCACCTGCCAAGAAAAAAACAGCTAAGACCGGTCATCCGCGCAAAAAACAATCCGTCCGCAAAACCACCGCCAAGAAAACCGCCACTCGTCCGGCGCAGAAGGTAAAGGCGACCCTGGAGGAGTCGGTTTTGAATCGTTTGTTTGATAAAGCGCATGCTCGCGGTTTCGTGACTGAAACCGAGCTTTTGTATACCTTCAAAGAATTAGAGGACTATTTGCCGGTTTACGAATTATTCCTGGAACGTTTGGAGGATTCGGGCATACAGGTCGTTGAGGACACCGGCAGTATTCTCGGCACGGCTGGCAATGAAGCTGGTGATGATAGTGATGACGATGATGATGAAGAGGAGGGTAGCAAAGTTGACGCGCGACGATTAGATTTGTCAGATATTTCCAATGACTCGATACAGATGTACCTCCGGGAAATCGGTAAAGTACCGCTTTTGTCTGGACCAGAAGAAATGGAACTGGCTAAGCGCAAAGAAAAAGGCGAAGTGGAAGCGCAGCGCCGATTGGTCGAAGCGAACCTCCGCTTGGTCGTTTCGATTGCCAAGAAATTTACCGGCCGCTCATTATCATTACTCGACCTTATTCAGGAGGGCAACATTGGCCTGTTCCGCGCCGTGGAAAAATTTGATTACCGCAAAGGCTACAAGTTTTCAACCTATGCCACTTGGTGGATTCGTCAGGCGATTACCCGAGCCCTGGCAGACCAGTCCCGCACTATTCGTATTCCGGTGCATATGGTGGAGACCATCAATCGGTTTCAGCAAGTAGAGCGTCAGTTGATCCAGGATCTCGGCCGTGAGCCGATGCCTGAGGAAATTGCCGCGGAAATGGGCGAGGAAGTTGACAAGATACACCATATTATGAAAATATCCCAGGACACGGTTTCACTGGAAACCTCCGTGGGTGATAGTGATGATGAAGATTCGGTATTGGGCGACTTTATCGAAGATGTGAAGACCGTCACGCCTGATCGGGTGGCCGCCATGCAGCTCCTCAAGGATCATGTGAACGACATCATCCGTGAGCTCTCGCCGCGCGAACAGAAGATACTCGAAATGCGGTTTGGCTTGTCGGATGGCGTGTCGCATACTCTAGAAGAAGTTGGTCAGGAATTCGGTGTCACGCGTGAACGTATTCGACAGATTGAAGCAAAAGCCCTTGAAAAGATTGAAGAGCATGGGGGCATGAAAAAATTGCGCGATTACTAA